The following nucleotide sequence is from Aedes aegypti strain LVP_AGWG chromosome 3, AaegL5.0 Primary Assembly, whole genome shotgun sequence.
tgaatttgcgtaacacggacacatttcggtggctttagtcgattttcttcagccatctcgaacaaattaaggaatattacacaatcaactctttaaaacacatttgttggctctgaaaagtgccgattgaattgttgaatttacgtAACAAGGACatattttgacggcgcactggttgcaatcctccttgcccggtgagattttcggtgctgatgacgatgtgcgcttcaacaagcggctttggtcgattttattcagccacCTCGTACAAACTTACCTTTGCGCCCCGATTCCTGCAACGCCAATTCTGGAATCCGGACGCTGGTATTTTGCCGCCGCTTGATGATCAagagcttgcctctggtagcgagatGCTGACGGCAcactggtagaaatcctcctcgccagatgcggtggcgatgatgatgggcgctttaacaagcggcttcagtcgcgacggcgtgttgttgttccattcgcgttccattgaaaactgaattgagaatgcgaaaggcactcgagacttgctcgccgaccatgttcacaatctgacggcaaaaagaagaatgagcgaaaaagcaggaatcggtctggttttatagtgcgaagcggaacgcaaaagaagcgtggaaaactgcttgcacgtgattggttgcgtaagaaaggggtcgacattttcccaattttcaatagtttattgtcaataatcaatagttttctccattcgaggaaattgttgtatacatttccgatcgattggtggaaaaatattgaaaatctatcgataaatgactgagttattagcgttcaaaatcttacataatttcgtgacggtcgcaaaattttagattttcaattgacacccagtatattgccgtaagacgtagttaacgtcaaaacgttttattttctcttataagcagatgaaatcaactcacctgtaaaaaaactgaacttctgcggcaaatgaaatgtaatgtaaatggccttttggtgcgtcatcacaaaatggcttcttccaaaatcattaacatattgttatgatagtattggtatttgcaacatcgatgaaataaatgtgcttcaggtggtatttcaatatttaattaacactttcagatacagcattatcaatttagcgacaatatacataagatttatattctcaaaaaaaatctccgatttcatgccgcatttcattgcctcacacaactacacttgtaaatagaaggtgcttaccttttccattgtaattctgcagcaagcattagtgttttggatttcatattgcgttcactacacttccactaaacaaatctttcattcactttccttaaatgaacacatttcaaacgggaatcaaatatttataaagttttatcaaccgcatcactcaaaactatcatggcgatggttttcacttgctgtgaatcgacgccgccaccgcacactgagacatacctgtgtttatagtctaaaataaccaactttttttctgttgtattaattttcagtgcggaaaggtcgggcaaagcatagaaacttgaaactcatacgttgtttgtttttcgattctctcaaattacagaaaccatctctacgaagcataaaatcataccaagtgtttatcaatttggaccactcaaaataattgaaaagctccgcagtgcgatgcgtcgggatgcgtcgggacgcgtctatcgtgtgtgcacaatcatcgcgatctttgagcgcagtgatgtcagagttgctatctgtaaaatcatagaatttaatgtgaattgatcaGGGGGCCGGCATGATGGCCATATTTTGTTGCCTCTTATCGAACGCAAGCAGTGCTCACCAATACTATTACGCTATAAGCAATGCAGCTGGTGTGAATGTGGGAAAACGAACCTAGGCACACAAAACCTACGTATATTGTTCGTTATTATTTCCATTCCAAAGTAAGTTTCATTTCTATTATCGTGAAAAGCACAATGAAGTGTTGTTTTCCTTCTTGCTTGTTCTTGTTCTTCGATTTTCATAATCAGAAGAACAATTATCACGATGATAATATTTCTCATCATAAGTTTCCAACACATACCGATGCGAGGGATCGATGGCTAAATGCCATTGCTAACGCGGATAAAACCACTTATAAGAAAACCGAAGACTTGCAATGCACATTCCACATACCAGATTTTGTCTTGTTTGGCGCATTTTGTCCCATTTTCACTCATACCGAAggtaaacattcaacaaatataTGAGTGTGCGTGAGAATTGCAACTGGAGTATGAATTTATGCTCCCGATAAGAAGGCACAACAAGATCTGTCAAATaccatattgaaaaactatGATGTCATCCCTCTGGAATTGatcataaaaatcattaaaattttattaaatcagtgatcttgtgatggaaaactatttgcaaaatgataagtttttataatatgcaacaaatgttccgaaaacaagcatctaacaattgctagaaaaatatgtcaccaatcacctgacaacaccgtcatcccttgtAAACATAAACCGttccgatgcataacaaaaatatgcgataaatccaataaaaaacagagaaattccgttgcgCTTCATTAAATCATAATGTTTTCTTTCGATATGTACGATTGgacagttgattttgatttccaatgctcgtcaatctactaaatttcccatgtgtttacataaaaatatgcttaacacaaatgttatattttttgtttgttttgaaaatatacatggaaaggcgacactactactattacatcaatcatgattctaatgattctttgagttacacgccgcttcaccttaagttAGGGTCAGTAAATTCAatactacggcaaatgaaatgtaatatgttgttaacaaaatgttaataaaatccttaatttattttaccaaattaggatgatagtgttgtctaacaacacagaacacctagatataagaaatgaatttaatgttttaaatgatagggagccggatcctattcttggcacttttgattcacttcggcagtagggatttttgaaagctactgagctcatatttggcctcaATATTTAAAtgtttcttattgcaaagtttcagataattcggccgagaaaatccccccatgccaaagttaatcatgaaagtgcccaagtagctctgcaccctactaataaaaaaaaaaataaataaataaacgtgtatgtttttgagggggtgaagccaaacttttgcacgggagcgTACGTCTCTATATTATACTACATAGTAATAACATTTACTgcatttgattgtttttcataaATTCTAAGAGTATTATTGTTACTACACAATCAAATTATTCCTCTCATTACAGTTAATCATCAAGGAACTCTTGAGGAAGATTAGACCTTAGCAAACAAAACGAATTGACTTGACCTTCGACTGGGCGTTTCCCTAACGTACTTTGTACCTACGAATTTCTGACGGAAATCATAGACTAAGTAGCAGATgtgtattttaaaatgttttattgCGCTTTTAATAGAAATAAACTAAACAGTCAATCCTTACAAGCTAGCATTTGTGTTTTTGGAATAATAtatcaacgttttttttttggattcaaGCTAATTTAATTGTTAAGAAAAACCTAAAAAATATCACATCTATTTACACCTATGAAAAACATATGACTAGCTTCTTACGTCCTGCCGCCCAATCCAAACGATGGCACTGCTGCTGACCGGTCGTTATTTGATACGCTTGCGTACCTCGATCCGGTACAGAATCAACCCGAACTGGTGCACCAGCGAGCTGAACTGCTTCAGAATTCGTGCCGTCGAGAATGGGTTCTGCTGTTCGTCCTCGTAGGCGTAGATGGGGCAGGTGTCGCCGATTTCGTCCACGTCGGTGTTGATGCCGCAGGGATGCTGACCGAGCAGTTTGGGCATGGCCTCGATCGAGAGATGCGGATAGAACACCTTGCTCTGGGTGTGTTTGAGGAGGACGGTGGAGCGGTTGTGAAAGACCTCGTTGAGGTCTTCTGATAAGCTGGACGGAATGGCTAAGTAGAGTAGGTAACGTTGGTTGGAAGTATGCTGCTTCATTTCGCACGCGTCCAGGATGGTTTTCATGCGGGAGTAGAGTTCGTTCAGGTTTGTGCTGCCGTATTCGTAGAGGAAGAAGCGCTTTCCTCGGCGGTACTTTTGTCCGTTTTCCGGATTGACGAGAAGGGTGTTGCTGCTGGGTTGGTTCAGGAAGCATTGGGGCATGCTGTAGATGTGGCTGGTTGCGAGGTGGATCTGGGTTGAGGCGGAGCGGATATCGAGCTGGCGGCTGAGGTGTTCTGCGAGCTGGTAGACTCCTCCTTGGTGGACAAATCCGTAGAACAGGGTCAGAGCGATGTTGGTTGAATACCAAACTCGGAGGAGGTATCGAGAACTAGCTCGGGTACAGAGGAAATGCTCGTAGATGAAATCTTTGAGGAAGGATCGTGTGCGGAACGGATAGGAAGAACAGAAACCGGTTTTGAGCTTGGGAGCGTGCAAAAGGATCAGGGGAAGAGTGATTGGTAGCAGAAATCTCGGTTCTTGATGGTTGAAGAATGAGAGCATGATGATTGGGAAGAATATTGCGCAAAGCATGAGCCCTACGAAGGATTGTGCTCGAGGAAGGCTTGTGTACTCGTTGGAAGCAAGCTTTTGAAGCATTCCCATAAATGAGAAGACTGCAATTACGCCCAGGACGTTGTACAGGATGGGAATGTTAACAATCAAATGCAGATAATAAGGGTGAACTCCGTGCTGTTCGGTATTTTGCGGATTTATGTTGTATCGTATGAAGTTCAAAGGAGTCACCACAAAGTTATTGATAGAGATATCGAATCTCTCGACTTCTGCTGGAGTTATATATCCGTAGTAAAACGAATCCACTAGAATGAAGAATACCAAAGCAGGAATCGACGACAACACAAAAGTAATTATACGAATGTTAAAATCGGCGAATGAAACCGTTCTGGTTCCCATCCCTCGCAACAACCAGTGAAACACCAATGGCAATCCAAACAGGAAAAATGTTGGTCTGTTAAATACGCCAGCAACGCAAAGAGTCGCCATCAAAACGCACTTATTCAAGGAATGCGATGGAAGCGACATTTTAAGCTTGAACAATTTCACCTTCTCTACGGTATTCTTCGCTTTCTGGTActtctcctccagaaactccttctGATAGATAACCGTGTTCGAGTGTATCATACAATCGCTCACAATGTACAGCAGAAGCGAGCACAAAGCCATTTCAATGCTGTTCGTAAACGTCCTCGTGGAATAAACCAACATCACGTACGAGCTGGCCAGGGTCATCAACCGGAACTGGCTCTGCAATCCGTATGCTTGGCAAATCTTCCGCAAGCTCCAATCATTCACAAACGAAAGCACCACCATCAGAAATCGCGGAAACACCAACGTCACGTAGCTTCCCCTCAGATTGACATCGAAATAGTACTTCGTATACATCGACCAGAACCGGAGAAACCCAAAGGGCAACTTCAGCCCAAAGTACGGAATCGCCATCGAACGGATCGGGAAGGTGGTGTTGAATTCCCAAGTGCGTGTCACCTCCAAGCCATATTCGTCCCCTAAAAACGAGAAAAGCTCAATATTACAGGTCTATCTTGTAACTTCATCCTATTTTCTTGATTACATACCAGCCACCACTTCCACGGATTGGAAGAACTCGTCCGGATGAATGTATCCCACCTGGGGAACGAAAACCATCGCCACCCGCAGAAAGCACAGAATAAAGTACGACCCCAGTGAGGGATCTTTGGATTTGATGGACTTGGAATGCATTTTCTGCTCACTGGTCATGATGTCTACCAACCCGAacacaaatcaaacattttttttcaccaCAAAACTTTGAATATTGATCGGAAACTCTGGTCGTGATTTGTTGTGTTGTGCGCTGCCCGGGTTTCGGTTTTGACAACGAGAAACGTCAGTTCGAAGCGTCACGATCAGCTGTTTGTTGATGCGACTTTCGTTAAGTAGGGTGGTTGGGTGGAAAAACGGCTTCGTCAAATTTTATGTTTGCGATATGTGCGGGACAACGCTGCACCAAGGTTTCTTTAAGGTAGGTTCatcaatctaagcagtcagttaggatcaaatggtccaaaatgccactttaaggatttgtgtcgttttctcctaatgagatccacatttAAACCccattcgaagtcctaacagtaactttacaatgtttgctagctaccatcatgaaaacattttccaaatttgagttttttttactggttttaaatcgtgtagaaaagttggttgaaaaataggGATTGTTCAAAATGTccaaatggatggggtagaatgccattttagaatatttctgaTTTCGTTGCTTAatggattcttctggagcctggtaagctccatccaatAAAGTATTACTGAAATCGGTTTGTCACGTGATGGAAGGTAGAATGTGTAATTCAACAATAGAAAGAaagattttgtaatattttctgatgttgaaaattgttgaaagttaccccgtttgacggttcaCGGAAACATCATTGTCACATATCGAAAGTGGTCTAAGATTACAACAATTTCGAACAAATCCCCAATAAGAACTATCCAAGTCTCACTAGGACTCCCACCCTCTAGGTCTGctatctttgttttttttttttattattattgaaaactgatgTTCTTTTCGAAACactcttcagttttttttttcgataaaagaTCACGATATCGTAAGATAGAAGCATTGCAgagatgttaaaaaaaaatgacttgaggccataaaatttcatcacgattcattgttcaaaagtgcATCTTGGTGTGAGTCTTAATCAATAGTACTCGCAAAAATCTCCCACTCCTAAgcaggcttcttccttgctcttgacacttatcctctttctcccccttttaatgatcaactacgaaagagaagcgattttacccacacacaaactgagcgtacgagctctgcgggatgaagagtttAAAACGTTTGTGTTTGGTTATTTTCATTCTCACagtgcacactgggccaggagcagaatttagccagacaaaacctctagcgctttaggagtgcattttttcgagttggtgtcaaaggagacttgtcttgaatttgtttgttcttcaatttgatgataaaagttagttggaaatttcgccgcataggtggcgctgcgatgcaaacttttttgttttgcgtcctagagctttcgcgtcttcggcaatgttttagaacgtgtaaaaatacgacaagttgtcgaagacaccaaagttctaggacttcaaataacaaagttatggtaaaaaatgtgtaaatcacttaaattttacgttttttctactttttacctcaaaatcgtaaaatattttattttaacaacCGTGCGTCGTTTAATTTCGATGACATGCATGTACTGTATGaaataaaaatcttattatcatataaatgtttgaatttttgaacaaattattgtaaaaacatcataatttttaacataactttactcaaaaagttgcaagtttttgcaaaaacttatcaatgtaccgaaatacgctatatttcatctaccaaatgtcaaagtttgccagatgtatattttgatatatttgagatatcttaaTTCAAAATTGCCATCTCTTCATATAAATAGAATggacttattattaattttatcattattctacaagatttttgacacattgcgtcagttaagatttgttaatcaaatacttttattttgataCTAGTGATTTGTAAACTGTGATTTATGTCAGAGAGAACTGTCTCGACGCGGTCATAAcaggatgtaaaaaatgaattatagcAGGCCATAGCAAAGTTCTAATTAGACAGTTGCTGGAGATGACATAAGAGCCACACAACAATATGAAAATATCTAGATACTGTAACACcagactaataaaaaatatttgattcatAAAACTTGACTGACGCAATGTGTCTAACAATCTTGTAGTACAATGATAAAATTGATAATaagtctattctatttatatgaaaacggtggttattttgaattcagatatctcaaatataccaaaatatacatccggcaaactttgacatttgttagatgaaatatagcgtatttgggatcattgataagtttttgcaaaaatttgcaactttttgagttaagttatgttaaaaattatcagatttttacaataatttgttcaaaaattcaaatatttatataaaaataagattttttttttcataaagtatATGCATGTTATCGAAATTACGCGACGCATGGttgttaaaatgaaacattttacgattttgaggtaaaaagtaggaaaaacgtaaaatttaagtgatatacacattttttaccataactttgttatttgaagtcctagaactttggtgtcttcgacaacttgtcgtatttttacacgttctaaaatattgccgaagacgcgaaagctctaggacgcaaaacaaaaaagtttgcatcgcagcgccacctatgcggcgaaatttccaactaacttttatcatcaaattgaagaacaaacaaattcaagacaagtctcctttgacaccaactcgaaaaaatgcactcctaaagcgctagaggttttgtctggctaaattctgctcctggcccagtgtgcagtggtgaagagtttgttttgacaacctcaatgcttaaaagagaaagagattattttttccctttctcagttagggggagagcatgttttcccatttctcagttcgggaaagagcatttccagacagctcttcgttgtctctttgtagctctttgcccaaaagggcaaagaggaaagcgaaatcatgctcttgcgttgacggagaaaccaacctctgttcatcccaaaagcaatgatgatgtgtttgTAGTAAGCAGtaagctagagctgtcaaatggaagatgtgcgtttggatagagccaacgtttctctccattctctcagccacggattattcaaccaacatcgaatgctgactcataattgttgtgagcgtacgaggTCGCTCCATCCATCAGATCAAGATGAACAAAATAAAGCCTGCTCCTAAGTGAATGAAGAGAAATGCTCAAGTAGTGATTTGCGCCTTTAGTCCTTTTTCTATGCtgcatataataaacattggtttcactcgaaaaagaatcataattgaactccgatcctcaagatcggtaatcgagaagcttgacctcggggctaCACAGTGATGCATcattacccggacacttaagcaacgccgaAAGTTCAAACGctgttttaaacatatttttatcacatCTAGTACAAGTTTTATTGTTTTCCATACGGGTCTACGTCAAAACTTCGTATCATGAACAAAAATTGTagtaaaatattaatttttaacATGTAAAACGTTAATTTAATGCAGTATGTCGtgttcttaaatccggacacatgcatCAAAATGCCGGAcgcttttgaatcgaaatccggacagagGCGTTTTAcgttgaaaatatacatggaaaataataaaatgcgCTTTATTCTAACGAAAAATCtccaatataataaaataacatGCATAAATATACTAAACAATATATGAAAAGTCCAAACCTTGAATAAAACTTCAATTGTTTCACCTGCACTCCTTGCCAACAACCTGCATTTGATGTTCACAGAAAAGATACTCAATATTTACATTTTTCTTGCGAAAACCATTCTCTGTCGACAAATTACATTCTTAGTTTTAAATTATATAGTTAAACATCAATTCacatcaaaatattttccaaacgCACTCAATATTAGGTTTTTACGGTATGT
It contains:
- the LOC5567221 gene encoding GPI mannosyltransferase 4, whose protein sequence is MTSEQKMHSKSIKSKDPSLGSYFILCFLRVAMVFVPQVGYIHPDEFFQSVEVVAGDEYGLEVTRTWEFNTTFPIRSMAIPYFGLKLPFGFLRFWSMYTKYYFDVNLRGSYVTLVFPRFLMVVLSFVNDWSLRKICQAYGLQSQFRLMTLASSYVMLVYSTRTFTNSIEMALCSLLLYIVSDCMIHSNTVIYQKEFLEEKYQKAKNTVEKVKLFKLKMSLPSHSLNKCVLMATLCVAGVFNRPTFFLFGLPLVFHWLLRGMGTRTVSFADFNIRIITFVLSSIPALVFFILVDSFYYGYITPAEVERFDISINNFVVTPLNFIRYNINPQNTEQHGVHPYYLHLIVNIPILYNVLGVIAVFSFMGMLQKLASNEYTSLPRAQSFVGLMLCAIFFPIIMLSFFNHQEPRFLLPITLPLILLHAPKLKTGFCSSYPFRTRSFLKDFIYEHFLCTRASSRYLLRVWYSTNIALTLFYGFVHQGGVYQLAEHLSRQLDIRSASTQIHLATSHIYSMPQCFLNQPSSNTLLVNPENGQKYRRGKRFFLYEYGSTNLNELYSRMKTILDACEMKQHTSNQRYLLYLAIPSSLSEDLNEVFHNRSTVLLKHTQSKVFYPHLSIEAMPKLLGQHPCGINTDVDEIGDTCPIYAYEDEQQNPFSTARILKQFSSLVHQFGLILYRIEVRKRIK